In one window of Solanum pennellii chromosome 2, SPENNV200 DNA:
- the LOC107009828 gene encoding uncharacterized protein LOC107009828 — protein MKVEHKLNGLNELDEFHLKEYESSAIYKENMKKYHHQNIEKQEFATGDLVLLFNSRLRLFLGKLKSNWMGTFHIILVFPHGSVELENKEGAKFTVNGQRNKIYLGHAENVHYGDEAYHLDEF, from the coding sequence ATGAAGGTGGAACACAAACtcaatgggttaaatgagcttgatgagtttcacCTAAAAGAATATGAAAGTTCAGCTATCTACAAagagaatatgaagaagtaccacCACCAAAACATTGAAAAGCAAGAATTTGCGACTGGGGACTTGGTacttctattcaactctaggctaCGCTTGTTTCTGGGAAAACTCAAATCCAACTGGATGGGAACATTCCATATCATTTTAGTATTTCCACATGGATCTGTTGAGTTAGAGAATAAGGAGGGTGCAAAGTTCACGGTCAATGGGCAAAGGAACAAGATCTACCTAGGGCATGCGGAGAATGTCCATTATGGGGATGAGGCATATCACCTTGATGAAttctga